The genomic segment TTATGAAGTTTTATGAAGATTTGAGTAGCTATTATGCAGATATTTTTCCATTAACTGAAGATAAAATTAATCTGATAGAAAAATATCTACCTAAGTATAGTAAAATTCTGGATATCGGGTGTGGTACTGGAGAACTGGTTATCGCTCTAGCCAGACGTGGCTATGAAGCTTATGGAACGGATTTAAGTAAGGAGATGATAGAAAAAGCTAAAGAGAATTCAAAAAAGGAAAATATTCCACCAAATTTTCAAATAGGAGATATGCGAAAACTTAAAGCATTATATCACCAACCTTTTGACGGAATGATTTGCTTTGGAAATACTATCGTTCACCTTAATACAGTACAGGAAATAAAGGAATTTTTACAACAGGTTTATGAACTTTTAAATCCAGGAGGAATTTTTATTTTTCAGATA from the Anoxybacter fermentans genome contains:
- a CDS encoding class I SAM-dependent methyltransferase produces the protein MKFYEDLSSYYADIFPLTEDKINLIEKYLPKYSKILDIGCGTGELVIALARRGYEAYGTDLSKEMIEKAKENSKKENIPPNFQIGDMRKLKALYHQPFDGMICFGNTIVHLNTVQEIKEFLQQVYELLNPGGIFIFQIVNYDRILDKGIKELPLIKNDRKGLKLFRYYDYDKKNNLIHFRTRLVLKDKKEFNHGICLYPLRKSEINKIMNSIGFTNIEYFGNFRETDFDPKNSVALVGVARKE